A genomic stretch from Schaalia odontolytica includes:
- the glpA gene encoding anaerobic glycerol-3-phosphate dehydrogenase subunit GlpA — protein sequence MKTLRTDVCVIGGGSTGAGVVRDVAMRGFSAVLVDRADIAQGTSGRFHGLLHSGGRYIASDPESATECAEENEIVKRINANAVEATGGLFVVTAHDDEEYADQFLARAAAAKVPAAEISIAEALRREPRLDPRIKRAFEVHDGTVDGWQMTWGAIRSAQAYGAQLLTYHRVTSIEREGERISAVIVHDERGGEDVRIECGFVLNCGGPWAGQIAAMADCHGVDVVPGAGIMIAMNHRISQSVINRCVWPADGDILVPDHTVCIIGTTDLKAEDPDRLSIPADQVQQMLDSGEAMIPGFRKARAVHAWAGARPLVKDSRVSATDTRHMARGMSIIDHNTRDGIYGMLTIAGGKLTTYRLMAERIVDIMCEEMGEKRACKTADEAVPPAKEERLYTIGHRLDNVESRNESPSHEQIICECEMATRAMLENVMDTLPKGQLDDVRRQMRLGMGPCQGGFCSQRAAGIAHERGDIDSMRANSLLRLFLKNRWIGLWPIIFGKQARQAALDAWIHEGTLDVEHLPAPSEEVVR from the coding sequence GTGAAGACACTTCGCACTGACGTGTGTGTCATCGGTGGCGGATCCACCGGTGCTGGCGTCGTCCGCGACGTCGCCATGCGCGGCTTCTCAGCCGTCCTCGTCGACCGGGCGGATATCGCTCAGGGAACCTCCGGTCGCTTCCATGGCCTGCTCCACTCGGGTGGCCGCTACATCGCATCCGATCCAGAGTCGGCCACCGAATGCGCCGAAGAAAATGAGATCGTCAAGCGCATCAACGCCAACGCGGTCGAGGCCACCGGAGGCCTCTTCGTGGTAACGGCGCACGACGATGAAGAATACGCGGACCAGTTCCTGGCCCGCGCAGCGGCTGCAAAGGTGCCTGCCGCAGAAATCTCCATCGCTGAGGCGCTGCGCCGCGAACCACGACTCGATCCTCGCATCAAGCGAGCCTTCGAGGTCCATGATGGCACGGTCGATGGATGGCAGATGACGTGGGGAGCGATTCGCTCCGCGCAGGCCTACGGGGCCCAGCTCTTGACCTACCATCGCGTGACCTCCATTGAGCGCGAGGGGGAGCGCATTAGCGCCGTCATCGTTCATGACGAGCGCGGGGGCGAGGACGTGCGCATCGAATGTGGCTTCGTCCTCAACTGCGGTGGCCCTTGGGCGGGACAGATCGCCGCCATGGCTGACTGTCACGGCGTTGACGTCGTCCCCGGCGCCGGCATCATGATCGCGATGAACCACCGCATCAGCCAGTCAGTCATCAACCGCTGCGTGTGGCCCGCCGACGGCGACATCCTTGTGCCCGACCACACCGTGTGCATCATTGGCACGACCGACCTCAAGGCCGAGGACCCGGATCGTCTATCCATCCCCGCCGACCAGGTCCAGCAGATGCTCGACTCCGGCGAGGCCATGATCCCCGGCTTCCGAAAGGCCCGCGCCGTGCACGCCTGGGCCGGCGCGCGCCCCCTCGTCAAGGACTCACGTGTGTCCGCAACTGACACCCGACACATGGCGCGCGGCATGAGCATCATCGACCACAACACGCGCGACGGCATCTACGGCATGCTCACAATCGCGGGCGGCAAGCTCACCACCTACCGTCTCATGGCCGAGCGCATCGTCGACATCATGTGCGAGGAGATGGGCGAGAAACGCGCCTGCAAAACCGCCGACGAGGCCGTCCCGCCCGCCAAGGAAGAGCGCCTCTACACGATCGGCCACCGCCTCGACAACGTCGAATCGCGCAACGAATCCCCTTCCCACGAGCAGATCATCTGCGAGTGTGAGATGGCCACGCGCGCAATGCTCGAAAACGTCATGGACACCCTGCCCAAGGGACAGCTCGATGACGTGCGTCGCCAGATGCGCCTGGGCATGGGACCCTGCCAGGGCGGCTTCTGCTCCCAGCGCGCCGCTGGCATCGCCCACGAGCGCGGTGACATCGACTCGATGCGCGCTAACTCCCTCCTGCGTCTCTTCCTGAAGAACCGCTGGATCGGTCTGTGGCCCATCATCTTCGGCAAGCAAGCCAGGCAGGCCGCGCTGGATGCCTGGATCCACGAGGGCACGCTCGATGTCGAGCACCTGCCCGCACCCAGCGAGGAGGTTGTTCGATGA
- the glpB gene encoding glycerol-3-phosphate dehydrogenase subunit GlpB, with the protein MRDVVVIGAGLAGLAAAIKAAHAGLSVTLVTKGVGGIQLGTGTVDILGYRPEPVDNPLEALEAHVASRPTHPYSHVTPDHVGTSVAWLRDLVGSDFLVGNEKRNVLIPTGVGALRPTCLIPPSMEAGIPQAGARYAIVGLTRFKDFYPGLVAENLTRQNGPDGIPIKARALSVDYVVREGEIDSSGTNLARSLDHEEKRARLADQIRPLLEDGEIVGLPAVLGLDDPNAWRDLADKLGHPVFEIPIQPPSVPGMRLNALLTRIASDKCRVILGSAIKAVHTNNGRVSAVEYASAGRSTIVHTRSLILAAGGFESGALDMDSYGTVRETICGLPVMGASGQLLHADFWGEDQPLFLSGLAVDDSMRVLDEEGAPVCANLYAAGGNLAGATRWREKSGEGIALASALAAVDSIVEELK; encoded by the coding sequence ATGAGAGACGTCGTCGTTATCGGCGCTGGCCTGGCAGGCCTGGCCGCCGCAATCAAAGCCGCTCACGCAGGTCTGAGCGTCACTCTCGTCACGAAGGGCGTGGGTGGCATCCAGCTCGGTACAGGCACGGTCGACATCCTCGGCTACCGCCCCGAGCCCGTCGACAATCCGCTCGAGGCGCTGGAAGCCCACGTGGCCTCCCGTCCAACCCACCCATACAGCCACGTCACCCCCGACCACGTCGGCACCTCCGTCGCGTGGCTGCGAGACCTCGTCGGCTCCGATTTCCTCGTCGGCAATGAGAAGCGCAACGTGCTCATCCCCACCGGGGTCGGCGCGCTACGCCCCACCTGCCTGATTCCGCCCTCCATGGAGGCCGGCATCCCTCAGGCGGGTGCCCGCTACGCCATCGTGGGCCTCACCCGTTTCAAGGACTTCTACCCCGGCCTCGTCGCCGAAAACCTCACGCGACAGAACGGGCCCGATGGCATCCCGATCAAGGCGCGTGCCCTATCCGTGGACTACGTCGTGCGCGAGGGCGAGATCGACTCGAGCGGCACGAACCTCGCGCGCAGCCTCGACCACGAGGAGAAGCGCGCACGCCTGGCAGACCAGATTCGCCCCCTCCTGGAAGACGGTGAGATCGTCGGCCTGCCCGCGGTCCTGGGCCTCGACGATCCGAACGCGTGGCGCGACCTTGCGGACAAGCTCGGACACCCCGTCTTCGAGATCCCGATCCAGCCGCCGTCAGTTCCCGGCATGCGCCTCAACGCTCTGCTCACGCGCATCGCCTCCGACAAGTGCCGCGTCATCCTCGGATCCGCGATCAAGGCCGTCCACACCAACAACGGACGCGTCAGCGCAGTCGAATACGCCAGCGCGGGACGCTCAACGATCGTTCACACTCGGTCCCTGATCCTGGCCGCCGGCGGCTTCGAATCCGGCGCCCTGGACATGGACTCGTACGGCACCGTGCGCGAGACCATCTGCGGGCTGCCCGTCATGGGTGCATCCGGGCAACTCCTGCACGCGGACTTCTGGGGCGAGGACCAGCCCCTCTTCCTGTCCGGACTCGCCGTCGACGACAGCATGCGCGTCCTCGACGAGGAAGGCGCACCGGTGTGCGCCAACCTGTACGCCGCCGGAGGCAACCTGGCCGGCGCCACCCGCTGGCGCGAAAAGAGCGGCGAAGGAATCGCGCTGGCCAGCGCGCTCGCGGCCGTCGACTCGATCGTGGAGGAACTGAAATGA
- a CDS encoding anaerobic glycerol-3-phosphate dehydrogenase subunit C produces MTLEMSTLMGPGVEEEDVFALTGDAALRASLDSCVKCTICETQCPVMRVADLFAGPKYSGPQAERFRKDGQMVDKSIDYCSSCGTCSLVCPQGVKVTEIIHHRRTAMKEAHGIPMRDRLIGRTSLIGTMMTPVAPIANWALDVKPIRMVMEAIIGVHRSAPMPRAYGRTFESWFKKHTPLPNSGTRGQVIFFHGCAGQYFEVETSIHSVMVLEHLGYEVLVPKHGCCGLALQSNGLYDDARKYVSKLTNDLRSVNRDAPIISASGSCGGMLRHEAHEILEMDTPELRDVGARTWDISEFLLHLYDQGELDTNFQRIEVTIPYHAPCQVKSQGLGKPAIELMSLIPGVTVKDSEQPCCGIAGTYGMKKEKYAIAQAVGAPVFDFIKQVNAELAACDTETCRWQLRTATGANVVHPIWLIHKAYGLPNG; encoded by the coding sequence ATGACCCTGGAAATGTCAACGCTGATGGGACCGGGCGTGGAAGAAGAGGACGTCTTCGCCCTCACCGGCGATGCCGCGCTGCGCGCCAGCCTCGACTCGTGCGTGAAGTGCACGATCTGCGAGACCCAGTGCCCGGTCATGCGCGTCGCCGACCTGTTCGCCGGCCCCAAGTACTCCGGCCCCCAGGCCGAGCGCTTCCGCAAGGACGGGCAGATGGTCGATAAGTCCATCGACTACTGCTCCTCGTGCGGCACCTGCTCGCTGGTGTGCCCCCAGGGCGTGAAGGTCACCGAGATCATTCACCACCGTCGCACCGCCATGAAGGAAGCCCACGGCATCCCCATGCGCGACCGCCTTATCGGACGCACCTCCCTGATCGGCACCATGATGACGCCGGTCGCCCCCATCGCGAACTGGGCGCTCGACGTCAAGCCCATCCGCATGGTGATGGAGGCAATCATTGGTGTGCACCGCTCCGCTCCCATGCCTCGGGCCTATGGACGCACCTTCGAGTCATGGTTTAAGAAGCATACGCCGCTGCCGAACTCGGGCACACGCGGCCAGGTGATCTTCTTCCACGGCTGCGCCGGCCAGTACTTCGAGGTCGAGACCTCGATCCACTCGGTCATGGTCCTCGAACACTTGGGCTACGAGGTCCTGGTCCCCAAGCACGGCTGTTGCGGCCTGGCCCTGCAGTCCAACGGCCTGTACGACGACGCGCGCAAATACGTCTCGAAGCTGACCAACGACCTGCGTAGCGTCAACCGCGACGCCCCGATCATCTCCGCGTCGGGCTCGTGCGGTGGGATGCTGCGCCACGAGGCTCACGAGATCCTCGAGATGGACACCCCTGAGCTGCGCGACGTGGGCGCACGCACGTGGGATATTAGCGAGTTCCTGCTTCACCTGTACGACCAGGGTGAGCTGGACACGAACTTCCAGCGCATCGAGGTCACCATCCCGTACCATGCTCCCTGCCAGGTCAAGTCCCAGGGACTGGGCAAGCCTGCGATCGAGCTCATGAGCCTGATCCCCGGCGTGACCGTTAAGGATTCCGAGCAGCCCTGCTGCGGCATCGCGGGCACCTACGGCATGAAGAAAGAAAAGTATGCGATCGCCCAGGCCGTCGGCGCCCCCGTCTTCGACTTCATCAAACAGGTCAACGCTGAGCTGGCGGCCTGCGACACGGAGACATGCCGCTGGCAGCTGCGCACGGCCACGGGCGCGAACGTTGTTCACCCGATCTGGCTGATCCACAAGGCCTACGGCCTGCCCAACGGCTGA
- a CDS encoding SDR family oxidoreductase produces the protein MSISRRVVVTGASTGIGQATARLLAQRGWRVVAVARRRERLEALSDEIGCEYWAADLTDAAQVEDIASRIMEGGPVDALVNNAGGAIGADRVADADPAAWSAMFERNVLTALHCSRAFLPAMRERGGDLVFLTSTAAHDTYPGGGGYVAAKHAERIIANTLRQELVGEPVRIIEIAPGMVRTEEFALNRLGSQEAADRVYEGVAAPLIAEDIAEAIAWTLERPSHVNIDSMIVRPVAQATNTLVARNIPGQ, from the coding sequence ATGAGTATCTCGCGCCGCGTCGTTGTCACTGGAGCCTCCACTGGAATCGGGCAGGCCACCGCCCGACTCTTGGCCCAGCGAGGGTGGAGGGTTGTCGCCGTGGCTCGGCGCCGCGAACGCCTGGAGGCCCTTTCTGACGAGATCGGCTGCGAGTACTGGGCGGCGGATCTGACCGATGCGGCGCAGGTGGAGGACATAGCCTCTCGCATCATGGAGGGCGGACCCGTCGATGCCCTGGTGAACAACGCAGGCGGGGCGATCGGCGCGGACCGCGTCGCCGATGCGGATCCCGCCGCGTGGAGCGCGATGTTCGAGCGCAACGTGTTGACGGCCCTGCACTGCTCGCGGGCCTTCCTTCCGGCGATGCGCGAGCGCGGGGGAGACCTCGTATTCCTCACCTCAACCGCCGCTCACGACACCTATCCCGGTGGCGGGGGCTACGTTGCTGCCAAGCACGCCGAGCGCATCATCGCCAACACGTTGCGCCAGGAGCTGGTGGGGGAGCCCGTGCGTATCATCGAGATCGCCCCTGGAATGGTGCGCACCGAGGAATTTGCTCTCAACCGGCTCGGCTCCCAGGAGGCCGCCGACCGCGTGTACGAGGGGGTTGCTGCGCCGCTCATTGCCGAGGACATCGCCGAGGCGATCGCGTGGACCCTTGAGCGCCCGTCCCACGTCAATATCGACTCCATGATCGTGCGCCCAGTCGCTCAGGCGACGAACACTCTCGTGGCCAGGAATATTCCCGGACAGTAG
- a CDS encoding sulfite exporter TauE/SafE family protein has protein sequence MIVKALIVGAFVGIVVGSLGAGGGILSVPILVYVLGQEPHQATGLSLIIVGLTAAVSLVTRMRSGNVAWREGSLFALAGLVGTWAGSTLGPFVSARALLLSFCALLGLVALFMVRAQLSPAHSSPPASTNALSYSGAHTPSRISTAARVIALATLTGFLTGFFGVGGGFAIVPALHLALRYPMKKASATSLLVMLITAAFGLASRLLGGTLTITPEAGALVALFAAASMGGGIVGARLTKRVSNRVLGLVFAALLAIVAVSTLVATLA, from the coding sequence ATGATCGTTAAAGCACTCATTGTCGGCGCATTCGTCGGCATCGTCGTCGGATCTCTGGGTGCGGGGGGAGGCATTTTGTCCGTGCCCATCCTCGTCTACGTCCTGGGGCAGGAACCGCATCAGGCAACCGGTCTATCGCTCATCATCGTGGGTCTCACTGCCGCGGTATCACTGGTAACACGGATGCGTTCCGGGAACGTCGCCTGGCGCGAGGGTTCTCTCTTTGCTCTGGCCGGCCTTGTGGGCACGTGGGCTGGCTCAACACTGGGGCCTTTCGTGTCTGCGCGCGCTCTCCTGTTGTCGTTTTGCGCCCTACTGGGACTGGTCGCGCTGTTCATGGTGCGCGCGCAGCTGTCCCCCGCTCATTCTTCTCCGCCCGCTTCGACCAACGCATTGTCCTATTCCGGCGCTCACACGCCCTCACGGATCTCGACCGCCGCTCGGGTGATTGCGTTGGCGACACTGACGGGATTCCTCACGGGCTTCTTTGGCGTTGGCGGCGGCTTCGCCATCGTGCCCGCTTTGCACCTGGCGCTGCGCTACCCAATGAAGAAAGCCTCGGCCACGTCCCTGCTCGTCATGCTGATCACAGCCGCCTTCGGCTTGGCCTCACGACTTCTGGGCGGGACCCTGACGATCACGCCCGAGGCCGGGGCTTTGGTCGCACTGTTCGCCGCGGCTTCGATGGGCGGCGGCATCGTGGGAGCCAGGCTCACCAAGAGGGTGTCGAATCGGGTGCTCGGCCTCGTTTTCGCGGCTCTTCTCGCGATTGTCGCAGTCTCGACGCTGGTCGCTACCCTCGCCTGA
- a CDS encoding anaerobic sulfatase maturase has product MTRPIPFSVVTKPTGAACNLDCQYCFFLSKELLYDAAAQTMSEQTLERYVEAFLDSSTDGEVTMLWQGGEPTLRGLPFFERLIELCEAYRRPTQRVRHALQTNGTLVTDAWARFFADHNFLVGVSIDGPAPLHDAYRLNRGGRGTHAMVVRGWEALARAGVETNILCTVNAANEDHGARVYRYFRDDLGARYLQFIPIVERVRAADLAQAERGWRSGTSALLYRQDGDCVTSRSTTPSRYGNFLCEVFDQWLASDVGEVFIQDVDSTLSAMFGSATVCVHAPQCGANMAMEFNGDVYACDHWVEPDWLVGSINSSSFADLAASEKMRDFARLKPDVDDECQACPHLRLCWGGCPKDRFVERGSSRHNYLCEGYRAFFEHAMPALRAMGMLIAAGRPASDIADPTVASSLGLSLSQPIVSKAGHDR; this is encoded by the coding sequence GTGACGCGCCCAATCCCCTTCTCCGTGGTCACTAAACCGACGGGAGCAGCCTGCAACCTGGATTGCCAGTATTGCTTTTTCCTGTCCAAGGAACTGCTCTACGACGCTGCCGCGCAGACTATGTCCGAGCAGACCTTGGAACGTTACGTCGAGGCGTTCCTGGACTCGAGCACCGACGGCGAGGTGACGATGCTGTGGCAGGGCGGGGAGCCGACCCTGCGCGGTCTGCCTTTTTTTGAGCGCCTCATCGAGCTGTGCGAGGCCTACCGCCGACCCACCCAGCGCGTGCGTCACGCACTGCAAACCAATGGCACGCTGGTGACCGACGCGTGGGCCCGCTTTTTCGCGGACCACAACTTCCTCGTGGGCGTGTCCATTGACGGGCCCGCTCCCCTGCACGACGCCTACCGGCTCAACCGTGGCGGGCGCGGCACCCACGCGATGGTTGTGCGCGGCTGGGAGGCCCTCGCCCGCGCGGGCGTGGAGACGAACATTCTGTGCACGGTCAACGCCGCGAACGAGGACCACGGGGCCCGGGTATACCGCTACTTCCGTGACGATCTAGGGGCCCGATATCTGCAGTTCATCCCCATCGTCGAGCGTGTGCGCGCCGCCGACCTGGCCCAGGCCGAGCGCGGCTGGCGCTCGGGCACTTCTGCGCTCCTGTACCGACAGGATGGGGACTGCGTGACGAGCCGTTCCACGACTCCAAGCCGCTACGGGAACTTCCTATGCGAGGTGTTCGACCAGTGGCTGGCATCCGACGTCGGCGAGGTCTTCATCCAGGACGTGGACTCGACCCTGTCGGCCATGTTCGGCTCGGCCACGGTGTGCGTGCACGCACCCCAGTGCGGGGCGAACATGGCAATGGAATTCAACGGGGACGTCTACGCCTGCGACCACTGGGTGGAACCCGACTGGCTGGTCGGCTCTATCAACTCTTCGTCGTTTGCTGATCTGGCTGCCTCCGAGAAAATGCGTGACTTTGCGCGACTCAAGCCGGACGTCGACGATGAATGCCAAGCGTGCCCGCACCTGCGCCTGTGCTGGGGCGGATGCCCGAAAGACCGTTTCGTCGAACGCGGCTCCTCCAGGCATAACTACCTGTGCGAGGGGTACCGCGCCTTCTTCGAGCACGCGATGCCGGCCCTACGCGCAATGGGCATGCTGATAGCGGCGGGCAGGCCGGCCTCGGACATCGCGGACCCCACCGTTGCTTCGTCCCTCGGCTTGTCCCTATCGCAGCCAATTGTGTCGAAGGCTGGTCATGATCGTTAA
- a CDS encoding ROK family transcriptional regulator yields MQYPTRRPLPTLEDRIVARLTKAPATRSQLCEALDTSRTNLGRALTTLLDEGSVTPVRTNAPGRGRPTQLLTLNSSAVHCVGLNVTRTSCAGVMLSRNGTVLAAVHIVSPTSPSLQLSLEQTCEALAASAARQGIDTSTVRAVGVGVPIPMGRNARLSSDAYPTMEELSELTRRWWDPLPVVDNTVRVAALAEALWGAGADMSSFIYLRLSGGVGGCVVSDFRLVGGAGGLAGELGHMTVGSNDSPCACGKRGCLETLASVPALCERAGVADIAQLRAAVLSGDTHAREALERAAQAVGYVLGSAALLINPRAIIVAGEIVDAFPSLRSDIAASMYGELLPVMEWDIDVVGASLGPLGAAQASAYIAAHPFEEDDPAAHCPEEGSPQREEPASSLRASVVRGERP; encoded by the coding sequence ATGCAATACCCCACACGCAGACCTCTGCCCACCCTCGAAGACCGCATCGTCGCCCGCCTGACCAAAGCCCCCGCGACGCGCTCCCAGCTATGCGAGGCGCTCGACACCTCGCGCACGAACCTGGGGCGCGCGCTCACCACCCTCCTCGACGAGGGCTCAGTGACTCCGGTGCGCACGAACGCCCCCGGACGAGGCCGGCCCACCCAACTCCTCACCCTCAACTCCTCGGCGGTACACTGCGTCGGCCTGAACGTCACGCGCACGTCATGCGCGGGCGTCATGCTCTCGCGCAACGGCACCGTCCTGGCAGCCGTCCACATCGTCTCCCCCACCTCCCCTTCCCTCCAGCTCTCTCTCGAACAGACCTGCGAGGCCCTCGCCGCGAGCGCGGCCCGTCAGGGGATCGACACCTCGACGGTGCGCGCGGTGGGCGTGGGGGTTCCCATTCCGATGGGGCGTAACGCCAGGCTTTCCTCGGACGCATACCCAACCATGGAAGAGCTCAGCGAGCTCACGCGTCGCTGGTGGGATCCGCTCCCGGTCGTCGACAACACCGTGCGTGTGGCGGCACTGGCGGAGGCCTTGTGGGGCGCGGGCGCGGACATGTCCTCGTTCATCTATCTGCGCCTGTCGGGAGGCGTGGGCGGCTGCGTCGTCTCCGATTTTCGCCTGGTTGGCGGTGCGGGTGGCCTGGCCGGGGAACTGGGACACATGACGGTGGGGTCCAATGACTCACCCTGCGCCTGTGGCAAGCGTGGGTGCCTCGAGACGCTGGCCTCCGTCCCGGCGCTGTGTGAGCGCGCGGGCGTTGCCGATATTGCTCAGCTGCGAGCCGCTGTCCTCTCGGGTGACACGCATGCGCGCGAGGCCCTGGAGCGAGCGGCGCAGGCCGTCGGCTATGTCCTCGGGTCGGCCGCGCTCCTCATTAACCCGAGGGCCATCATCGTTGCCGGCGAAATCGTCGACGCGTTCCCCTCCCTGCGATCCGACATAGCGGCCTCCATGTACGGGGAGCTCCTTCCCGTCATGGAGTGGGACATCGACGTCGTGGGGGCATCGCTGGGGCCCCTGGGCGCTGCTCAGGCCAGCGCGTATATAGCCGCCCATCCCTTTGAGGAGGACGACCCGGCTGCCCACTGCCCCGAGGAAGGCTCACCCCAGCGGGAGGAGCCGGCCTCGTCGTTGAGGGCGAGCGTCGTTCGAGGGGAGCGGCCGTGA
- a CDS encoding sulfatase-like hydrolase/transferase codes for MTDTTRDIPDNVRNVLVIMTDQHRTDTIGCLGNPHARTPVIDAMGESGFAFTHCFTPTAICTPARASLLTGKRPGKHQVLANPEWNIAYQVSIPEGTWTYTQELRDAGYNVGIVGKYHCGYNLPDKFGADDDTYWGAENPVANELYVAWLEANNLPPVRAHDLWRGKLPGGRDGHIIAARLDQPEEATFERFLADRAIEKLREYAADWKDSGQPFCLDVHFFGPHLPYFLPDEWFDLIDPDDVELPENFGDSLIGKPPIQENYATYWSTSSFTNEQWKKLIAVYWGYTAMIDFEIGRIMDVARELGILDDTAVFFCADHGEFTGSHRLNDKGPMMYDDIYNVPFIAHIPGVSTVGRSDAFVSLIDLPATVLDIAGLDTSLVEDGRSIVDLTRGEDVEGWREDIVCEFHGHHFPLQQRMLRTRDFKLVINPESINELYDLRLDPAEMNNVYTVPVYDEIRRELATNLYLQLRERGDHSFAKWMAAMTDFDVPLVNTARSDLDEVTSD; via the coding sequence ATGACTGATACGACTCGGGATATTCCCGACAACGTGCGCAACGTCCTGGTCATTATGACCGACCAGCATCGCACCGACACGATCGGCTGCCTGGGCAACCCCCATGCGCGCACCCCCGTCATCGATGCGATGGGCGAATCCGGATTCGCCTTCACCCACTGCTTCACCCCCACAGCTATCTGCACGCCGGCGCGCGCCTCGCTGCTCACCGGCAAGCGCCCAGGTAAGCACCAGGTGCTGGCCAACCCCGAGTGGAACATCGCCTACCAGGTCTCGATCCCCGAGGGAACGTGGACATACACGCAGGAGCTGCGCGACGCCGGATACAACGTCGGCATCGTGGGCAAGTACCACTGCGGCTACAACCTGCCCGACAAGTTCGGCGCGGACGACGACACCTACTGGGGTGCCGAAAATCCGGTGGCCAACGAGTTGTACGTCGCCTGGCTCGAGGCCAACAACCTCCCGCCTGTTCGCGCGCACGACCTGTGGCGCGGCAAGCTGCCCGGCGGGCGCGACGGCCACATCATCGCCGCGCGCCTCGACCAGCCCGAGGAGGCCACCTTCGAGCGCTTCCTGGCGGACCGCGCGATCGAAAAGTTGCGTGAGTACGCGGCCGACTGGAAGGACTCGGGACAGCCCTTCTGCCTCGACGTGCACTTCTTCGGCCCCCACCTGCCTTACTTCCTGCCCGACGAGTGGTTCGACCTCATCGATCCAGACGACGTCGAGCTGCCGGAAAACTTCGGCGACTCCCTCATCGGCAAACCCCCAATCCAGGAGAACTACGCGACCTACTGGTCCACGTCCTCGTTCACGAACGAGCAGTGGAAGAAGCTCATCGCGGTCTACTGGGGATACACGGCCATGATCGACTTCGAGATCGGGCGCATCATGGACGTGGCGCGCGAGCTGGGCATCCTGGACGACACGGCGGTCTTCTTCTGCGCGGACCACGGTGAGTTCACGGGCTCGCACCGCCTCAACGACAAGGGCCCGATGATGTACGACGACATCTACAACGTCCCTTTCATCGCCCACATCCCCGGCGTCTCGACCGTGGGCCGCTCCGACGCGTTCGTCTCCCTCATCGACCTGCCGGCCACGGTGCTCGACATCGCGGGTCTGGACACCTCGCTCGTGGAGGATGGCCGCTCGATCGTGGACCTGACCCGCGGCGAGGACGTCGAAGGCTGGCGCGAAGACATCGTGTGCGAGTTCCACGGCCATCACTTCCCCCTCCAGCAGCGCATGCTGCGCACGCGGGACTTCAAGCTCGTCATCAACCCCGAGTCGATCAACGAGCTCTACGACCTGCGCCTGGATCCGGCGGAGATGAACAACGTGTACACCGTGCCCGTCTACGATGAGATCCGCAGGGAGTTGGCGACGAACCTGTACCTGCAGCTGCGCGAGCGCGGGGACCATTCCTTCGCCAAGTGGATGGCGGCGATGACGGACTTCGACGTCCCGCTGGTGAACACGGCTCGCTCCGACCTCGACGAGGTCACGAGCGACTAA